In the genome of Candidatus Binatia bacterium, one region contains:
- a CDS encoding thioesterase family protein, whose amino-acid sequence MNATTIHHRVPFYETDAMGIVHHANYIRYLEVARVAWMDEHDRPYREYVADGFHFSTTRVEFDYKRSAVFDDVLDVTTWLDWVGGASLSMSYELKRGDDLIGSGLTEHALVDLEGALCRIPPVHRTRLRGLSVSGAKRARGRATR is encoded by the coding sequence ATGAACGCGACGACGATCCACCACAGGGTCCCGTTCTACGAGACCGACGCAATGGGCATCGTGCACCACGCGAACTACATCCGGTATCTCGAGGTCGCGCGCGTGGCCTGGATGGACGAGCACGATCGTCCCTACCGCGAGTACGTCGCGGATGGCTTCCACTTCTCGACGACGCGTGTGGAGTTCGACTACAAGCGCTCCGCGGTCTTCGATGACGTGCTCGACGTGACGACGTGGCTGGACTGGGTCGGCGGCGCCTCGCTCTCCATGTCGTACGAGCTGAAGCGAGGGGACGATCTGATCGGCTCCGGCTTGACGGAGCACGCGCTTGTCGACCTCGAGGGTGCGCTCTGTCGGATCCCGCCGGTGCATCGCACGCGGCTCAGGGGCTTGTCCGTTTCTGGCGCGAAAAGAGCCAGAGGAAGGGCAACCCGGTGA
- a CDS encoding DUF420 domain-containing protein — protein sequence MDPALARDGVTDRSFFVFNAVVSTSALAFIAYILLVRVAGPADGVDLRFLPAVNAGLNALSALLLASGWVAIRNRNVRVHRYLMVSAFACSAIFLVCYLTYHYVHGDTRYQGEGWIRGVYFFILITHILLSMVVVPAALTAFYFAWKRQFERHRRLTRVALPIWLYVSVTGVIIYFMLRGGSIAGAG from the coding sequence ATGGACCCCGCCCTGGCGCGCGACGGCGTGACCGATCGCTCCTTCTTTGTTTTCAACGCGGTCGTTTCGACGTCGGCTCTGGCCTTCATCGCCTACATCCTCCTCGTGCGCGTGGCGGGTCCGGCGGATGGGGTCGATCTGCGCTTCCTTCCGGCCGTGAACGCGGGCCTGAATGCGCTCTCGGCGCTGCTCCTCGCCTCGGGGTGGGTCGCCATCCGGAACCGCAACGTCCGGGTGCATCGATACCTCATGGTTTCGGCGTTCGCGTGCTCGGCGATCTTTCTCGTCTGTTACCTCACCTATCACTACGTACACGGAGACACGCGCTATCAGGGCGAAGGGTGGATCCGTGGCGTGTACTTCTTTATCCTCATCACGCACATCCTCTTGTCGATGGTAGTCGTTCCCGCGGCGCTGACGGCGTTTTACTTCGCGTGGAAGAGGCAGTTCGAGCGCCATCGCAGGCTGACGCGCGTGGCACTGCCGATCTGGCTCTACGTCTCGGTTACCGGGGTAATCATCTACTTCATGCTGCGGGGCGGCTCGATTGCGGGGGCGGGATGA
- a CDS encoding substrate-binding domain-containing protein: MRLRLRAAAAMLVLTGALFSPCGLRAADDQVNVVYPSVLQPLVSKIALPFAEASGVTIVGRAVSSATDAPDTNTRPDVVLSTDLWELRRALPVDRAPTDLVFAADAIVLAYAEESAFARAVKDGTLWFTALASEWLGFGRADPDESALGLRTLFVLQLASRHYDHPDLALKVLRPGQTMPAEVLVRRLSASTLDAALLYRSLATRAGLPRLDLPIEINLGDPERAGLYAEASIDLDGHVRRGAPILLAATALEGSPGASGAAKLLAFLASPDAAKLLTAAGYVVPPGLPRETDRRAKPKAD; encoded by the coding sequence ATGCGTCTACGACTTCGAGCGGCCGCCGCAATGCTGGTCCTTACCGGAGCCCTGTTCTCTCCTTGCGGCCTAAGGGCGGCCGACGACCAGGTCAACGTCGTCTACCCCTCGGTCCTCCAGCCCCTCGTGTCGAAAATCGCACTCCCGTTCGCCGAGGCCTCCGGCGTGACGATCGTCGGCCGAGCAGTTTCGTCCGCGACCGATGCGCCCGACACCAACACCCGCCCCGACGTGGTCCTTTCGACCGATCTCTGGGAACTCAGACGGGCTCTTCCTGTCGACCGAGCCCCGACCGATCTCGTCTTTGCCGCAGACGCCATCGTGCTTGCCTACGCAGAGGAGAGCGCGTTCGCACGGGCCGTGAAGGACGGCACGCTCTGGTTCACCGCCCTGGCCTCGGAGTGGCTGGGATTCGGCCGGGCCGATCCGGACGAGAGCGCGCTCGGCCTCCGGACGCTGTTCGTCCTCCAACTCGCGAGCCGGCACTACGACCATCCCGACCTCGCGCTGAAGGTCCTCCGCCCCGGCCAGACCATGCCCGCGGAGGTTCTCGTGCGGCGCCTGAGCGCATCCACCCTCGATGCGGCGCTCCTCTATAGAAGCCTCGCGACTCGAGCCGGGCTCCCGCGACTCGATCTCCCCATCGAAATCAATCTCGGTGATCCGGAGCGAGCGGGCCTCTACGCCGAGGCGAGCATCGACCTCGATGGCCACGTCCGCCGAGGCGCTCCGATCCTTCTCGCCGCCACCGCGCTCGAAGGCTCGCCGGGCGCGAGCGGCGCCGCGAAGCTCCTCGCGTTCCTCGCCTCGCCAGACGCCGCGAAGCTCCTCACCGCCGCGGGGTACGTCGTGCCCCCGGGACTGCCACGCGAGACCGACCGCCGCGCAAAGCCTAAGGCGGACTAG